In Amia ocellicauda isolate fAmiCal2 chromosome 7, fAmiCal2.hap1, whole genome shotgun sequence, one genomic interval encodes:
- the LOC136753422 gene encoding A-kinase anchor protein 8 produces MDSSDYGDCGNWTAADNETRAEPASSDSYTDTSGWQGYEGYDYFNTQPPSSSAAPPASSGADPPYVYGSGWEAPKTTQHPRGGGGGGGGGGGGRAATEASGAGGGGIGGSHGKHTDAHGHTHAGGGPKHTENPDSIIAKINQRLHLLAKEKGGADSQESCFRFESFESYSAPSNKELYSPAYDYADEGGGGSEGSGGGGVGGAETEGPSYGRSRSGGGGRRGHRGRGAGGGSRDGFGSSNHRGGRGGPGQYHQNRHQHRRGGGGGYYHHREGPPQPHHHHHHHPPNPPPPHYHQPPPPHYGRYPHGPPPSPSPSSSERLSARWNELNYLGPCGGAGGRGGHSRLPSLFSSQSFGAEFHGPPHLQPPPPPPHGLHPGMGGRYPLGPYAGGGAAGGGGWQRNGRNRLRAERDCRRQWGGQFRSGDRKRRHSQASDDLDTRHTHSASEDSPCDEDDHEDEPAEERAGPGAEKRRRPGEDEEEDEEEEGEEDEEAKRRRRERRKQEKRQKDHRMQFACSLCKFRTGEEAEIQTHLQSRFHQEICRFLSSKIPEGSVRFLQEYIVNRNKKILKKRQGLFDKDPPPPKQDPFSGVDEQWCRRIEAAHCRACDMIIPAQRSLLHRHLSSQEHVHNRKSITDQFKKSSLPIAKSILNNSNISKMLDRYLQGEDPFTEDQEAEEGRAPAAGAAREAEEAPGEMGEGESEGQREEGVREAPTATRAAPECRALAEGREREGGVPVEGEREGGVEEEVQEEEQEEEEEEENPMA; encoded by the exons ATGGACAGCAGCGACTATGGAG ACTGTGGCAACTGGACTGCCGCGGACAATGAGACCAGGGCAGAGCCGGCCTCCTCTG ATTCTTACACAGACACCAGTGGTTGGCAAG GTTACGAGGGGTACGACTACTTCAACACGCAGCCCCCCAGCAGCAGCGCCGCTCCTCCCGCCTCCAGCGGTGCCGACCCCCCCTACGTGTACGGCAGCGGCTGGGAGGCCCCCAAAACCACGCAGCACCCGaggggcgggggcgggggcgggggcgggggcggtGGGGGGCGGGCAGCTACCGAGGCGAGCGGGGCGGGAGGCGGAGGGATAGGGGGGAGTCACGGCAAACACACGGacgcacacggacacacacacgcaggggGAGGCCCCAAGCACACCGAGAACCCCGACTCCATCATCGCCAAGATCAACCAGCGGCTCCACTTGCTGGCCAAGGAGAAGGGCGGGGCGGACAGCCAGGAGAG ctGTTTCAGGTTCGAGTCTTTTGAGTCCTACTCAGCCCCCAGTAACAAGGAGCTCTACAGCCCGGCCTATGACTATGCAGACGAAGGGGGGGGCGGCAGCGAGGGTTCCGGAGGCGGTGGGGTTGGCGGGGCCGAGACAGAGGGACCCTCTTATGGCCGGAGCCGGTCGGGAGGGGGGGGGCGGCGGGGACACAGGGGCCGGGGCGCGGGGGGGGGCAGCCGGGACGGGTTTGGGTCTTCCAACCACCGGGGGGGCAGGGGTGGCCCCGGGCAGTACCACCAGAACCGGCACCAGCACCGGcgcgggggcgggggcgggtACTATCACCATAGAGAAGggcccccccaaccccaccaccaccaccatcaccaccctCCTAACCCTCCGCCCCCCCACTACCACcagccgccccccccccattaCGGCCGCTACCCCCAcggcccccccccctccccttcgCCCTCCTCCTCTGAGCGCCTCTCAGCCCGATGGAACGAGCTCAACTACCTGGGCCCCTGCGGCGGcgcgggggggcgggggggccaCAGCCGGCTGCCCTCACTCTTCTCTTCGCAGTCCTTCGGCGCCGAGTTCCAcgggcccccccacctccagccgccgcccccacccccccacggCCTGCACCCCGGGATGGGGGGGCGTTACCCCCTGGGCCCGTACGCCGGGGGTGGGGCAGCCGGCGGGGGGGGCTGGCAGCGGAACGGCAGGAATCGCCTCCGAGCCGAGAGGGACTGCagg cgGCAGTGGGGGGGGCAGTTCCGCAGTGGGGACAGGAAGCGCCGACACTCCCAGGCATCTGACGACCTGgacacccgacacacacacagcgcctCGGAGGACTCGCCCTGCG ATGAGGATGACCACGAGGATGAG CCCGCGGAGGAGAGAGCTGGGCCAGGCGCCGAGAAGAGGAGGCGGC CTGGAGAGGACGAAGAGGaggatgaagaggaggagggggaggaagaTGAAGAGgccaagaggaggaggagggagcgCAGGAAGCAAGAGAAACGACAGAAAGACCACAG GATGCAGTTCGCCTGCTCTCTCTGTAAGTTCAGGACGGGTGAGGAGGCCGAGATCCAGACCCACCTTCAGAGTCGCTTCCACCAGGAGATCTGTCGCTTCCTGTCCTCCAAGATCCCAGAAGGCTCTGTGCGCTTCCTGCAG GAGTACATCGTGAACCGCAACAAGAAGATCCTGAAGAAGAGACAGGGGCTGTTCGACAAGGACCCTCCCCCGCCCAAGCAAGACCCCTTTTCTG GCGTGGACGAGCAGTGGTGCCGGCGCATCGAGGCGGCGCACTGCCGGGCCTGTGACATGATCATCCCGGCCCAGCGCAGCCTGCTGCACAGACACCTGTCCTCACAAGAGCACGTGCACAACCGCAAG AGCATCACAGACCAGTTTAAGAAGTCCAGTCTGCCCATTGCCAAGAGCATCCTGAACAACAGCAACATCAGCAAGATGCTGGACCGCTACCTGCAG GGGGAGGACCCGTTCACAGAGGATCAGGAGGCGGAGGAGGGCAGGGCGCCAGCCGCGGGGGCCGCGAGGGAGGCCGAGGAGGCACCGGGAGAaatgggagagggggagagtgagggacagagagaggaaggagtGAGGGAGGCCCCCACAGCAACCCGGGCAgcaccagaatgcagagcgctcgcggagggaagagagagggagggaggggtgccagtggagggagagagggaaggaggagtGGAAGAAGAGGTGCAGGAGGAagaacaggaggaggaggaagaggaggagaaccCCATGGCATAA
- the LOC136752448 gene encoding N-acetylmuramoyl-L-alanine amidase, giving the protein MADPRSVFALLLLCYGGSLAAHNSTGDNSTGDNNTGRFRWHMDEVIRVVQQAELSHPHLDALHMAQALRAAAGHDHAFLHHLLGVPGHAERPTSAPGPLPPGHRHGSFVSGMFLHRVTGGGAEEGVVLTPDGTTVALAPLLLGIEAGLLEHMGSEGTPEPQSINKSFNHSQFPHLPRALYSVTLAQTLGLSFLGFHSSQLPRRLGPDGCWDNVMSPAVFLLSGAPSLATTALLNGGMDGLILGERLYRGGADAPRLSVLLREYYYPPRHAPEEGAGPGAGSSRRRQNFLRLVDPPRLQREVLAALSLQAALGGGQEVGGRGGLLGPTELAVLVEEGLKEFFQEYVECPAIIPRCMWGAEPYRGTPTLLTLPLGFLYVHHTYEPSAPCLSFEHCARDMRGMQRFHQDDRGWDDIGYSFVVGSDGYVYEGRGWLWRGAHTKGHNSLGYGVSIIGDYSTALPSPHTLALLRDSLAQCAVRGGRLVDNYTIHGHRQVVDTSCPGDALYSEIRGWQHYQEVEPKPQTGGQTAP; this is encoded by the exons ATGGCTGATCCCAGGTCAGTGTTTGCTCTGCTGCTACTGTGCTATGGAGGGAGTCTGGCCGCCCACAACAGCACTGGGGACAACAGCACTGGGGACAACAACACAG GCCGCTTTCGGTGGCACATGGACGAGGTGATCAGAGTGGTGCAGCAGGCCGAGCTCTCGCACCCGCACCTAGATGCCCTGCACATGGCCCAGGCCCTGCGGGCGGCCGCCGGTCATGACCACGCCTTCCTGCACCACCTGCTGGGTGTCCCGGGACATGCGGAGCGGCCCACCTCGGCCCCGGGGCCCCTGCCACCCGGCCACAGGCACGGAAGTTTTGTCTCTGGGATGTTCTTGCACCGAGTGACGGGCGGCGGGGCAGAGGAGGGGGTGGTGTTGACGCCGGACGGCACCACGGTCGCGCTCGCGCCCCTCTTGCTCGGGATCGAGGCTGGGCTACTGGAACACATGGGGAGCGAGGGGACCCCAGAACCccaatcaattaataaatcatTCAATCATTCCCAATTCCCGCACTTGCCCCGCGCTCTGTACTCCGTCACCCTGGCCCAGACGCTGGGTTTGTCCTTCCTGGGATTCCATAGCTCCCAGCTGCCCAGGAGGCTGGGGCCGGACGGCTGCTGGGACAACGTGATGTCCCCTGCGGTCTTCCTGCTCTCAGGCGCCCCCTCCCTGGCCACCACCGCGCTGCTCAACGGGGGGATGGACGGCCTGATCCTGGGCGAGCGGCTGTACCGTGGTGGGGCCGACGCTCCCCGGCTGAGCGTCCTACTGAGGGAGTACTATTACCCCCCCAGGCATGCCCCAGAGGAGGGGGCAGGGCCGGGCGCGGGCAGCAGCAGGCGCAGGCAGAATTTCCTGCGGCTGGTGGACCCCCCCCGGCTGCAGAGGGAGGTGCTGGCGGCGCTGTCGCTCCAGGCTGCGCTGGGGGGTGGGCAGGAGGTGGGGGGCCGTGGGGGGCTGCTGGGGCCCACAgagctggctgtgctggtggAGGAGGGGCTGAAGGAATTCTTTCAGGAGTATGTTG aGTGCCCTGCCATCATCCCGCGCTGTATGTGGGGGGCCGAGCCATACCGGGGCACCCCCACGCTCCTGACGCTACCCCTGGGGTTCCTGTATGTGCACCACACATATGAGCCCAGCGCCCCCTGCCTGTCATTCGAGCACTGCGCCCGGGACATGAGGGGCATGCAGCGCTTCCACCAGGACGACCGTGGATGGGATGACATCGGCTACAG TTTCGTGGTTGGCTCTGACGGCTACGTGTATGAGGGCCGGGGCTGGCTGTGGCGGGGTGCCCACACCAAGGGCCACAACTCTCTGGGCTACGGGGTCAGCATCATCGGGGACTACAGCACCGCCCTGCCCTCGCCCCACACCCTGGCGCTGCTGAGGGACAGCCTGGCGCAGTGCGCGGTCCGTGGCGGGCGCCTGGTGGACAACTACACCATCCACGGCCACCGCCAAGTGGTCGACACGTCCTGCCCAGGGGACGCCCTCTACTCTGAGATTAGGGGCTGGCAGCACTACCAG GAAGTTGAGCCGAAGCCGCAGACAGGGGGACAGACAGCGCCGTGA
- the rasal3 gene encoding ras GTPase-activating protein nGAP isoform X2: MLGFKRWIMCGAPAEGSHDSATTGQRPKSTEGGVKGRIIRRLKQVPLRKSSSQLNIEGRADGPRSVSPHGSRESLAIPVSAADSLDLSSDRSTVVRPVHSSILGEKYCFEVINSEGSHCFNCSSAAERDRWIENLRRAAQPNKDNCERTENALSLWVNDAKDLQPKKRYYCELHLDGTLYARTTSRPSTKSPVAGGGGGGGSGGGGEGGGDGGGGSGSSGQLFWGELFELDNLPPVSQVTLHLFRDEEPKKKGGSGGAAREDTHHPLGSVAIPLAQISGRVFQESWYRLVPYAATSGSAAGSSQASIRVKARFQNLRVLPIERYKEFAEQLTFRYAELCHGLEPLLSVREKEELAGALVHVLQSVGKAKEFLAALGQAELQRCGDRETLIFRENTLATKAIDEYMKLVGQKYLIDTLGEFVGRICTSTESWEADPKKCHPSELQNNQKNLREGCEEAFQKITETYSSFPVELNEIFSVWREDCEVAGRGAVLERMIGASLFLRFLCPALLSPSLFGLAPAYPGPPALRALTLTAKVIQNLANFTPFGEKEEYMLFMNGFLESHWGAMRGFVSTVSSPDGQLDMARFDGYVDLPLRLAVLHRLLTHILSTKDQVTIDQLHPLPSILNRISDCLGPTEPRIAVSCSLTEPSKPCYVPPKDLCKYSPMHNSMQLICGGVGGPDGAGGAQPGLLGAKERRRIQRTQSVPERDRTRRPPPRRQISTENLSLSQQDLQGDVGRTDGRPLDITLPSTRQPYGGKTQPAPVPWIRDSERDSALDKAEHQDLSLLDKHEQELCELRVCVDQVTERDLELAKRLEDFIAQSQDQHALLQAELQELRGQLAAKEEELATATFRLKVIEEEREEDESKLSVAVAAAERMDFLERQLVDLLGEVQQLRASQQCAPATSTRHGSEGESSLENGLEGGS, translated from the exons ATGCTTGGGTTCAAACGTTGGATAATGTGTGGAGCCCCCGCAG AGGGGTCCCATGACAGCGCCACGACAGGCCAAAGGCCAAAGTCCACTGAGGGGGGGGTCAAG GGCAGGATCATCCGGCGCCTGAAGCAGGTGCCCCTGCGGAAGAGTTCCTCACAGCTCAACATCGAGGGCAGGGCGGATGGGCCCAG GTCGGTCAGTCCCCACGGCTCTCGGGAGTCTCTTGCCATCCCGGTGAGCGCGGCGGATAGCCTGGACCTCAGTAGTGACCGCAGCACCGTGGTGCGGCCCGTCCACAGCTCCATCCTGGGAGAGAAGTACTGCTTTGAG GTGATTAACTCAGAGGGGAGTCACTGTTTCAACTGCAGCTCTGCAGCAGAGAGAGACCGCTGGATAGAGAACCTGCGGCGTGCAGCACAGCCCAACAAG gacaactgTGAGCGCACTGAGAACGCTCTGAGCCTCTGGGTGAATGACGCCAAGGACCTGCAGCCCAAGAAGCGCTACTACTGCGAGCTTCACCTGGACGGCACCCTGTACGCCCGCACCACCAGCCGGCCCAGCACCAAGAGCCCCGTGGCGGGCGGCGGTGGGGGCGGGGGCAGCggcggaggaggagagggaggaggagacggagggggAGGGAGCGGCAGCAGCGGGCAGCTGTTCTGGGGGGAGCTGTTTGAGCTGGACAACCTGCCGCCCGTGTCCCAGGTCACCCTGCACCTGTTCCGAGACGAGGAGCCCAAGAAGAAGGGAGGCAGCGGCGGGGCGGCCAGGGAGGACACGCACCACCCCCTAGGCAGCGTGGCCATCCCCCTGGCGCAGATCTCGGGCCGGGTTTTCCAGGAGAGCTGGTACCGCCTGGTTCCCTACGCCGCCACCTCCGGGTCTGCCGCCGGCTCCAGCCAGGCCTCCATCCGGGTCAAAGCCCGCTTCCAGAACCTGCGGGTGCTGCCCATCGAGCGCTACAAGGAGTTCGCCGAGCAGCTGACGTTCCGCTACGCAGAGCTGTGCCACGGGCTGGAGCCGCTGCTGAGCGTGCGCGAGAAGGAGGAGCTGGCCGGCGCGCTGGTGCACGTGCTGCAGAGCGTGGGCAAGGCCAAG gagtTCCTGGCAGCACTGGGCCAGGCGGAGctgcagcgctgtggggacAGAGAGACGCTGATCTTCCGGGAGAACACTCTGGCTACCAAGGCCATCGACGAGTACATGAAACTGGTGGGACAGAAATACCTGATCGACACTCTGG GGGAGTTTGTGGGCCGTATCTGCACCTCGACTGAGAGCTGGGAGGCAGACCCCAAGAAGTGCCACCCCTCCGAACTGCAGAACAATCAGAAGAACCTGAGGGAAGGCTGTGAGGAGGCGTTCCAGAAAATCACTGAGACttacag TTCGTTCCCCGTGGAGTTGAATGAGATCTTCTCCGTGTGGCGCGAGGACTGCGAGGTGGCGGGGCGGGGTGCCGTGCTGGAGCGCATGATTGGTGCATCCTTGTTCCTGCGCTTCCTGTGCCCCGCCCTCCTCAGCCCCAGCCTGTTCGGCCTGGCCCCTGCCTACCCCGGCCCCCCAGCCCTGCGCGCCCTCACCCTCACCGCCAAGGTCATCCAGAACCTGGCCAACTTCACACC GTTTGGCGAGAAGGAGGAGTACATGCTGTTCATGAATGGGTTCCTGGAGTCCCACTGGGGGGCCATGCGGGGCTTCGTGTCCACAGTGTCCAGCCCCGATGGACAGCTGGACATGGCGCGCTTCGACGGCTACGTGGACCTGCCCCTGCGACTGGCCGTCCTGCACCGGCTGCTCACCCACATCCTGTCCACCAAGGACCAG gtCACCATCGACCAGTTGCACCCTCTGCCGTCCATCCTGAACCGCATCTCTGACTGCCTGGGTCCCACCGAGCCGCGCATCGCTGTCAGCTG CTCCCTCACAGAGCCCAGCAAGCCCTGCTATGTCCCACCCAAGGACTTGTGCAAGTACAGCCCGATGCACAACTCCATGCAGCTGATCTGTGGGGGGGTAGGGGGACCGGACGGGGCGGGCGGGGCCCAGCCGGGGTTGCTGGGGGCGAAGGAGAGAAGGCGGATCCAGAGGACACAGAGCGTCCCCGAGAGGGATCGCACCCGGCGCCCACCCCCGCGCAGACAGATCAGCACGGAGAACCTGTCCCTCAGCCAGCAGGACCTGCAGGGTGACGTGGGGAGGACAGACGGCCGCCCACTGGACATCACACTGCCCAGCACCCGGCAG CCGTACGGAGGGAAGACGCAACCGGCCCCGGTACCGTGGATCAGGGACAGTGAGAGAGACTCTGCGCTGGACAAGGCCGAGCACCAGGACCTGAGCCTGCTGGACAAG CATGAGCAGGAGTTATGTgagctgcgtgtgtgtgtggaccaGGTGACAGAGAGGGACCTGGAGCTGGCCAAGAGGCTGGAGGACTTCATTGCGCAGAGCCAGGACCAGCATGCACTGCTGCAGGCCGAGCTGCAGGAGCTGCGGGGACAGCTGGCGGCCAAGGAGGAGGAGCTGGCCACTGCCACCTTCAG GCTGAAAGTGatagaggaggagagggaggaggatgagAGCAAGCTGAGTGTTGCTGTGGCAGCAGCAGAGAGGATGGACTTTTTG GAGAGGCAGCTGGTGGATCTGCTTGGTGAAGTGCAGCAGCTCAGGGCATCCCAGCAGTGTGCCCCCGCCACCTCAACGAGACATGGGTCCGAGGGAGAGTCCAGCCTGGAGAATGGCCTGGAAGGGGGGTCCTAA
- the rasal3 gene encoding RAS protein activator like-3 isoform X1, whose translation MGTSREMEIEQADPQVPEDAGSLEKAAQPPPSPANANDDPEPEAAGVAGEDASLLRTYKWHTSTEGSAGAGLGVGGGGGGGTPSKWAKMQSWRKALSEDPSTDRMALSSRSEEPKQDVRVTATAGLPRKNPFRRALSEPPGALHTVSNPPGATGATGATEGQAPPQQKGALFRKYLRSMSQKFKRPKATRGGQGGGAGGGSSTPCSPEVAPLPAPARFSWTPQQEVPVWDISSCSLQDGQILITRDEEHMTRTRNRVSSCLSNLSLQNLTEDRGPLEGSHDSATTGQRPKSTEGGVKGRIIRRLKQVPLRKSSSQLNIEGRADGPRSVSPHGSRESLAIPVSAADSLDLSSDRSTVVRPVHSSILGEKYCFEVINSEGSHCFNCSSAAERDRWIENLRRAAQPNKDNCERTENALSLWVNDAKDLQPKKRYYCELHLDGTLYARTTSRPSTKSPVAGGGGGGGSGGGGEGGGDGGGGSGSSGQLFWGELFELDNLPPVSQVTLHLFRDEEPKKKGGSGGAAREDTHHPLGSVAIPLAQISGRVFQESWYRLVPYAATSGSAAGSSQASIRVKARFQNLRVLPIERYKEFAEQLTFRYAELCHGLEPLLSVREKEELAGALVHVLQSVGKAKEFLAALGQAELQRCGDRETLIFRENTLATKAIDEYMKLVGQKYLIDTLGEFVGRICTSTESWEADPKKCHPSELQNNQKNLREGCEEAFQKITETYSSFPVELNEIFSVWREDCEVAGRGAVLERMIGASLFLRFLCPALLSPSLFGLAPAYPGPPALRALTLTAKVIQNLANFTPFGEKEEYMLFMNGFLESHWGAMRGFVSTVSSPDGQLDMARFDGYVDLPLRLAVLHRLLTHILSTKDQVTIDQLHPLPSILNRISDCLGPTEPRIAVSCSLTEPSKPCYVPPKDLCKYSPMHNSMQLICGGVGGPDGAGGAQPGLLGAKERRRIQRTQSVPERDRTRRPPPRRQISTENLSLSQQDLQGDVGRTDGRPLDITLPSTRQPYGGKTQPAPVPWIRDSERDSALDKAEHQDLSLLDKHEQELCELRVCVDQVTERDLELAKRLEDFIAQSQDQHALLQAELQELRGQLAAKEEELATATFRLKVIEEEREEDESKLSVAVAAAERMDFLERQLVDLLGEVQQLRASQQCAPATSTRHGSEGESSLENGLEGGS comes from the exons ATGGGCACTAGCAGGGAGATGGAAATCGAGCAGGCCGATCCGCAGGTGCCTGAAGACGCCGGGTCCTTGGAGAAGGCCGCCCAGCCGCCCCCCAGCCCCGCCAACGCCAACGATGACCCCGAGCCCGAGGCGGCGGGGGTGGCTGGGGAGGACGCGTCTCTGCTCCGCACCTACAAGTGGCACACAAGCACGGAGGGCAGCGCCGGGGCGGGGCTGGGCGTGGGGGGCGGTGGCGGCGGCGGCACCCCGTCCAAGTGGGCGAAGATGCAGTCCTGGCGTAAGGCCCTGAGCGAGGACCCCAGCACGGACAGGATGGCACTCTCTAGCAGGTCGGAGGAGCCCAAACAAGATGTGAGAGTGACCGCCACCGCGGGGCTTCCCAGGAAAAACCCCTTCCGCAGAGCCCTGTCCGAGCCCCCGGGTGCCCTCCACACCGTCAGCAACCCCCCGGGCGCCACCGGCGCCACCGGCGCCACCGAGGGCCAGGCGCCCCCCCAGCAGAAGGGCGCCCTGTTCAGGAAGTACCTGCGCTCCATGTCACAGAAGTTCAAGAGGCCAAAGGCGACCCGCGGAGGGCAGGGTGGCGGAGCCGGCGGAGGCAGCAGCACCCCCTGCAGTCCTGAGG TCGCACCCCTCCCAGCCCCTGCCCGCTTCTCCTGGACCCCCCAACAGGAAGTGCCGGTCTGGGACATCAGCAGCTGCTCCCTGCAGGATGGACAGATCCTCATTACCAGAGACGAGGAG CATATGACACGGACCCGGAACCGCGTGAGCAGCTGCCTGTCCAACCTGAGCCTCCAGAACCTCACTGAGGACCGCGGCCCTCTGG AGGGGTCCCATGACAGCGCCACGACAGGCCAAAGGCCAAAGTCCACTGAGGGGGGGGTCAAG GGCAGGATCATCCGGCGCCTGAAGCAGGTGCCCCTGCGGAAGAGTTCCTCACAGCTCAACATCGAGGGCAGGGCGGATGGGCCCAG GTCGGTCAGTCCCCACGGCTCTCGGGAGTCTCTTGCCATCCCGGTGAGCGCGGCGGATAGCCTGGACCTCAGTAGTGACCGCAGCACCGTGGTGCGGCCCGTCCACAGCTCCATCCTGGGAGAGAAGTACTGCTTTGAG GTGATTAACTCAGAGGGGAGTCACTGTTTCAACTGCAGCTCTGCAGCAGAGAGAGACCGCTGGATAGAGAACCTGCGGCGTGCAGCACAGCCCAACAAG gacaactgTGAGCGCACTGAGAACGCTCTGAGCCTCTGGGTGAATGACGCCAAGGACCTGCAGCCCAAGAAGCGCTACTACTGCGAGCTTCACCTGGACGGCACCCTGTACGCCCGCACCACCAGCCGGCCCAGCACCAAGAGCCCCGTGGCGGGCGGCGGTGGGGGCGGGGGCAGCggcggaggaggagagggaggaggagacggagggggAGGGAGCGGCAGCAGCGGGCAGCTGTTCTGGGGGGAGCTGTTTGAGCTGGACAACCTGCCGCCCGTGTCCCAGGTCACCCTGCACCTGTTCCGAGACGAGGAGCCCAAGAAGAAGGGAGGCAGCGGCGGGGCGGCCAGGGAGGACACGCACCACCCCCTAGGCAGCGTGGCCATCCCCCTGGCGCAGATCTCGGGCCGGGTTTTCCAGGAGAGCTGGTACCGCCTGGTTCCCTACGCCGCCACCTCCGGGTCTGCCGCCGGCTCCAGCCAGGCCTCCATCCGGGTCAAAGCCCGCTTCCAGAACCTGCGGGTGCTGCCCATCGAGCGCTACAAGGAGTTCGCCGAGCAGCTGACGTTCCGCTACGCAGAGCTGTGCCACGGGCTGGAGCCGCTGCTGAGCGTGCGCGAGAAGGAGGAGCTGGCCGGCGCGCTGGTGCACGTGCTGCAGAGCGTGGGCAAGGCCAAG gagtTCCTGGCAGCACTGGGCCAGGCGGAGctgcagcgctgtggggacAGAGAGACGCTGATCTTCCGGGAGAACACTCTGGCTACCAAGGCCATCGACGAGTACATGAAACTGGTGGGACAGAAATACCTGATCGACACTCTGG GGGAGTTTGTGGGCCGTATCTGCACCTCGACTGAGAGCTGGGAGGCAGACCCCAAGAAGTGCCACCCCTCCGAACTGCAGAACAATCAGAAGAACCTGAGGGAAGGCTGTGAGGAGGCGTTCCAGAAAATCACTGAGACttacag TTCGTTCCCCGTGGAGTTGAATGAGATCTTCTCCGTGTGGCGCGAGGACTGCGAGGTGGCGGGGCGGGGTGCCGTGCTGGAGCGCATGATTGGTGCATCCTTGTTCCTGCGCTTCCTGTGCCCCGCCCTCCTCAGCCCCAGCCTGTTCGGCCTGGCCCCTGCCTACCCCGGCCCCCCAGCCCTGCGCGCCCTCACCCTCACCGCCAAGGTCATCCAGAACCTGGCCAACTTCACACC GTTTGGCGAGAAGGAGGAGTACATGCTGTTCATGAATGGGTTCCTGGAGTCCCACTGGGGGGCCATGCGGGGCTTCGTGTCCACAGTGTCCAGCCCCGATGGACAGCTGGACATGGCGCGCTTCGACGGCTACGTGGACCTGCCCCTGCGACTGGCCGTCCTGCACCGGCTGCTCACCCACATCCTGTCCACCAAGGACCAG gtCACCATCGACCAGTTGCACCCTCTGCCGTCCATCCTGAACCGCATCTCTGACTGCCTGGGTCCCACCGAGCCGCGCATCGCTGTCAGCTG CTCCCTCACAGAGCCCAGCAAGCCCTGCTATGTCCCACCCAAGGACTTGTGCAAGTACAGCCCGATGCACAACTCCATGCAGCTGATCTGTGGGGGGGTAGGGGGACCGGACGGGGCGGGCGGGGCCCAGCCGGGGTTGCTGGGGGCGAAGGAGAGAAGGCGGATCCAGAGGACACAGAGCGTCCCCGAGAGGGATCGCACCCGGCGCCCACCCCCGCGCAGACAGATCAGCACGGAGAACCTGTCCCTCAGCCAGCAGGACCTGCAGGGTGACGTGGGGAGGACAGACGGCCGCCCACTGGACATCACACTGCCCAGCACCCGGCAG CCGTACGGAGGGAAGACGCAACCGGCCCCGGTACCGTGGATCAGGGACAGTGAGAGAGACTCTGCGCTGGACAAGGCCGAGCACCAGGACCTGAGCCTGCTGGACAAG CATGAGCAGGAGTTATGTgagctgcgtgtgtgtgtggaccaGGTGACAGAGAGGGACCTGGAGCTGGCCAAGAGGCTGGAGGACTTCATTGCGCAGAGCCAGGACCAGCATGCACTGCTGCAGGCCGAGCTGCAGGAGCTGCGGGGACAGCTGGCGGCCAAGGAGGAGGAGCTGGCCACTGCCACCTTCAG GCTGAAAGTGatagaggaggagagggaggaggatgagAGCAAGCTGAGTGTTGCTGTGGCAGCAGCAGAGAGGATGGACTTTTTG GAGAGGCAGCTGGTGGATCTGCTTGGTGAAGTGCAGCAGCTCAGGGCATCCCAGCAGTGTGCCCCCGCCACCTCAACGAGACATGGGTCCGAGGGAGAGTCCAGCCTGGAGAATGGCCTGGAAGGGGGGTCCTAA